In the genome of Streptomyces lydicus, the window GCGGCCGAGGTGATCCGCGAACCGATCGGCAGCGCACTGCCGAGACTCCTGGCGGGGCTGGAGGAAAGCGCCTGAGGCGGCCTCCCGGCCGCCGTACCGCTTACCGCTCTCCCCCGCCGGACCGGGACCACGCATCGGCCGACGAACCGGGCGGGGCCAGGTCCGGCGCCGGGGCCAGGGCCGGAGCCCATCTGCGGTGATGACCAGCCCGTGACGCGTCGACCGGGGTGCTGTGTCCTGGGCCACTCCCCCTCCCGCCCTCATCGTCTACAGTGCAGTAGACCGTCTACTTACCTGTAGTCACTCCGGGTCACCGCAGCCCGGTCGCACCCGAGCCAAAGCCGTAGGCCTGTGAGGATCACCGTTGCCTGTCACCGTCCTGGTCGTCGAGGACGACCACGCCCTGCGGGACGTGCTGGTGCGCGGACTGCGTGACGAGGGCTTCGGCACGCAGTCCGCGCAGGACGGCGCCGGCGCCCTGCGGCTGGCCGACGACGGCGTTGACGCGGTGGTACTGGACGTCGGGCTGCCGGACGCGGACGGACGGGACGTGTGTCAGGCGATGCGGGCGCAGGGGTTCGCCGGCCCGGTCGTCTTCCTGACCGCGCACCACCAACTCCACGACCGCCTCAGCGGGTTCTCCGCCGGGGGCGACGACTACCTCCCCAAGCCGTTCCACCTCGCCGAGCTGGCCGCCCGATTGCGCGCCGCCCTCAAACGTTCCGGACCCGTCGCGCCCACGGCCACCGGGGACCTGGTCCTGGATCCCGTGCATCACCACTTGTGCGTACGGGGCGTCGAGGTGGCCCTGACGCCCACCGAGTTCCGCCTGCTGGCCGCGCTGATGGCCGGCCTGGGGGCGGTGGTGCGCAGAAGGGAGCTGGTCCGGGCCGGCTGGCCGGAGGGCGCACAGGTCAGCGATAACACCCTCGACCAGTATCTGAGCCGGCTGCGCCGCAAGATCCGGGAGGCGGGCAGCGAGCTGACGATCAGCACCCTCCGGGGGATCGGGCACCGGCTGTCATGAGCGCCCTCCCCGGCCTCCTCGCCGCGGCGGCCCGCCGTTGCCGCCCCCGTACGCTGCGGGGCCGGCTGTCCCTGATCGCGCTGACCACCGCCGCGCTGGTGATGGTGGTGCTCACCGTCGTCTTCAACACGGTCGTCCGCCAGCGCCTCCAGCAGCAGGCGGACGGTGAG includes:
- a CDS encoding response regulator transcription factor, producing MPVTVLVVEDDHALRDVLVRGLRDEGFGTQSAQDGAGALRLADDGVDAVVLDVGLPDADGRDVCQAMRAQGFAGPVVFLTAHHQLHDRLSGFSAGGDDYLPKPFHLAELAARLRAALKRSGPVAPTATGDLVLDPVHHHLCVRGVEVALTPTEFRLLAALMAGLGAVVRRRELVRAGWPEGAQVSDNTLDQYLSRLRRKIREAGSELTISTLRGIGHRLS